In a single window of the Equus caballus isolate H_3958 breed thoroughbred unplaced genomic scaffold, TB-T2T haplotype2-0000440, whole genome shotgun sequence genome:
- the LOC138923071 gene encoding olfactory receptor 4C16-like translates to MQLNNNVTEFILLGLTQEPVRKKIVFFTFLLIYLGTLLGNFLIIATIKTSWALGSPMYFFLFHLALSDTFLSTSIGPRMIVDAFLKKTTISFNECMIQVFSSHFFGCLEIFILIIMAVDCYVAICKPLRYTIIMSHQVCGALGAVAWVGSCVHSSAQIFLALNFPFCGPNVIDHYFCDLQPLLKLACADTYVVNLLLVSNSGGICTVSFVMVMFSYVIILRSLRNHSAEGRKKAFSTCISHIIGVILFFGPCIFIYTRPATTFSMEKMIAVFYTIGTPLFNSLIYTLRNAEVKNAMRKVWNMKLISGDK, encoded by the coding sequence ATGCAGCTGAATAATAATGTGActgagttcattctgcttgggttaaCCCAGGAACCTGTTAGGAAGAAAATagtgtttttcactttcttactTATCTATTTGGGGACTTTGCTGGGTAACTTTCTGATTATTGCTACCATCAAGACCAGCTGGGCACTTGGAAGtccaatgtacttcttccttttccacttagcTTTATCTGATACCTTCCTCTCTACATCCATAGGCCCTAGAATGATTGTGGATGCCTTTTTGAAGAAGACCACTATCTCTTTCAATGAGTGCATGATCCAAGTCTTTTCATCACATTTCTTTGGCTGCCTGGAGATCTTCATCCTAATTATCATGGCTGTTGactgctatgtggccatctgtaagcccctACGCTACACGATCATCATGAGCCATCAAGTCTGTGGTGCATTGGGGGCTGTGGCTTGGGTGGGGTCCTGTGTACATTCTTCAGCTCAGATTTTTCTGGCCTTGAATTTccccttctgtggtcccaatgtgattgatcactatttctgtgacttgcagcCTTTGTTGAAACTTGCCTGTGCAGACACCTATGTGGTCAATCTACTCTTGGTGTCCAACAGTGGGGGCATTTGTACAGTGAGTTTTGTCATGGTGATGTTCTCCTATGTTATCATCTTGCGTTCTCTGAGAAACCACAGTgctgaagggaggaaaaaagcctTCTCAACCTGCATTTCTCACATCATCGGGGTCATCTTGTTCTTCGGTCCttgcatatttatatacacaagGCCTGCAACCACGTTCTCCATGGAGAAGATGATAGCTGTGTTTTACACAATTGGAACACCTTTGTTCAATTCTCTGATTTATACACTGAGAaatgcagaagtgaaaaatgccatgaggaaagTATGGAACATGAAGTTGATCTCAGGTGACAAATGA